A genomic stretch from Chitinophagaceae bacterium includes:
- a CDS encoding ankyrin repeat domain-containing protein encodes MIRQDNNSSPDSLQELVTQIELHNVAGIKNCFENGVSPNEFYNNEPLLYELTSEYSRSPAFKVCVKTFVDYGLEFSDKSLLAVLLNDAEMLEKQIINDPSVVSRKISLRCAYTPLQDATLLHVCAEFNHVSCAELLVKHGADVNAAAGTDEFGFGAQTPIFHTVNQNNHQSAGMMQFLLQHGAQLDYTVKGIIWGKGYQWETFIPAVNPLSYAMMGLLPQMHRDERTINEVVSTLLKHAYNINYTASNIPNMYLNS; translated from the coding sequence ATGATCAGGCAGGATAACAACTCGTCTCCGGATAGCTTGCAGGAACTGGTAACACAAATTGAATTACATAACGTTGCCGGTATAAAGAATTGTTTTGAAAACGGGGTCAGTCCAAATGAGTTCTACAATAACGAACCTCTACTTTATGAATTAACCAGTGAGTACAGCAGGTCGCCTGCATTTAAAGTCTGTGTAAAAACTTTTGTTGATTATGGCCTTGAATTTTCAGATAAGTCATTACTGGCGGTATTACTGAATGATGCAGAAATGCTGGAAAAGCAAATCATTAATGACCCATCTGTTGTATCCAGAAAAATTTCACTTCGCTGCGCCTATACGCCTTTGCAGGATGCAACATTGCTTCATGTATGTGCCGAGTTTAATCATGTATCCTGTGCTGAACTATTAGTAAAACACGGAGCTGATGTAAATGCTGCAGCCGGTACTGATGAGTTTGGGTTTGGTGCACAAACTCCAATCTTTCATACGGTGAATCAAAACAATCATCAATCTGCCGGTATGATGCAGTTCCTTTTACAACATGGAGCTCAGCTTGATTATACTGTAAAAGGGATCATTTGGGGAAAAGGATATCAATGGGAAACATTTATTCCTGCAGTAAATCCATTGAGTTATGCAATGATGGGTCTGCTTCCGCAAATGCATCGGGATGAACGCACAATTAATGAAGTAGTTTCAACTTTATTAAAACATGCTTATAACATCAACTATACAGCATCTAATATTCCAAACATGTATCTCAATTCCTGA
- a CDS encoding DUF4287 domain-containing protein, translating into MEKATQTQIANIEKATGKKLAEWIAIINKSGFSKHGELVSFLKEQHGFTHGNANTLVHFAKQSHAGAEGNDTDWIAEQYKGKEELKQWYDQIMKEINGFGNDIEVSPKKAYVSLRRKKQFAILQPSTKDRLDVGLNIKGVAATGNVEEGNKWNAMCTHRIRVEDQTTINKDLMNWIKQAYDQAG; encoded by the coding sequence ATTGAGAAGGCAACTCAAACACAAATTGCCAACATTGAAAAAGCAACCGGCAAAAAACTTGCTGAATGGATTGCCATTATTAATAAATCAGGATTCAGTAAACACGGTGAGCTGGTTAGTTTCTTAAAAGAACAGCATGGCTTCACACATGGAAATGCAAATACGCTGGTTCATTTTGCCAAACAATCACATGCCGGGGCCGAAGGAAATGATACCGACTGGATTGCAGAACAGTACAAAGGGAAAGAGGAATTAAAACAATGGTATGATCAGATAATGAAAGAGATCAACGGTTTTGGGAATGATATTGAAGTATCTCCAAAGAAAGCCTATGTTAGCCTGCGCAGAAAAAAACAGTTTGCCATTCTGCAGCCATCAACAAAAGACAGGCTCGATGTTGGGCTGAATATTAAAGGAGTTGCAGCCACAGGAAATGTGGAAGAAGGAAATAAATGGAATGCCATGTGTACCCACCGCATCAGGGTGGAAGATCAAACAACAATCAACAAAGATTTAATGAACTGGATAAAACAGGCCTATGATCAGGCAGGATAA
- a CDS encoding DUF1801 domain-containing protein — translation MQSKATTVAEYISELPAKRKEAINRLRKEIKKNLPKGFKEEMSYGMIGYVVPHSLYPPGYHVTPHLPLPFLNIASQKNFVAVYHMCLYGSPKLLKWFTTEYEKAKIGKLDMGKSCIRFKNPEKIPFQLFGELAKKITVDEWIKIYEKNLNR, via the coding sequence ATGCAATCGAAAGCAACCACAGTTGCAGAATATATCAGCGAACTTCCTGCAAAAAGAAAAGAAGCAATCAACAGGTTGAGAAAAGAAATTAAAAAAAATCTTCCAAAAGGGTTTAAAGAAGAAATGAGTTATGGAATGATTGGTTATGTTGTGCCGCACAGTCTTTACCCCCCCGGTTATCATGTTACACCTCATCTTCCACTGCCCTTTTTGAATATTGCTTCACAGAAGAATTTTGTTGCAGTGTACCATATGTGTCTTTACGGAAGCCCAAAACTGTTGAAATGGTTTACAACAGAATATGAAAAAGCGAAAATCGGGAAACTGGATATGGGAAAATCATGTATCCGTTTTAAGAACCCGGAAAAAATTCCGTTTCAGCTGTTTGGCGAACTGGCAAAAAAAATTACTGTTGATGAATGGATTAAGATTTATGAAAAAAATTTAAACCGGTAA
- a CDS encoding TfoX/Sxy family protein: MAYNEKLANHARELIALTHKHVEEKKMFGGLCFMVNDKMCIGVEKERLMVRLDPAVYDEVMEKEGCTAMDFTGKVMKGYVFVSADAVTTKKKLEYWVKLALEYNKIAKASKKKK; encoded by the coding sequence ATGGCCTATAACGAAAAATTAGCCAACCATGCAAGAGAGCTCATTGCTCTTACGCACAAACATGTAGAAGAGAAAAAAATGTTTGGCGGGTTGTGCTTTATGGTGAATGATAAGATGTGTATTGGTGTAGAAAAAGAACGGCTGATGGTACGGCTTGATCCCGCAGTATATGACGAGGTAATGGAAAAAGAAGGTTGCACAGCAATGGATTTTACAGGGAAGGTGATGAAAGGTTATGTATTTGTAAGTGCAGATGCAGTAACCACTAAAAAGAAACTGGAGTACTGGGTGAAGCTGGCATTGGAGTATAATAAAATTGCCAAGGCTTCAAAAAAGAAAAAATAG
- a CDS encoding SRPBCC domain-containing protein: MSAYDWSRFVTRINIHTTVEKLYSCWATREGMEYWFLRLSEYKKQDGSLRTDHEPVQPGDSYRWLWHGWDDDTVEHGTILDCNGKDFIQFSFGKAGNCSITIKQEEGETIVELVQDHIPTDEQGMHYWHLGCKTGWTFYLANLKSLCEGGIDLRNRNVQVKNVVNS, from the coding sequence ATGAGTGCATATGATTGGAGCCGTTTTGTTACCAGGATTAATATTCACACAACAGTTGAAAAACTGTACAGTTGCTGGGCTACAAGAGAGGGAATGGAATATTGGTTCTTACGGTTAAGTGAATACAAAAAACAGGATGGAAGTTTACGAACGGATCATGAACCTGTACAGCCAGGCGACAGTTACCGCTGGCTCTGGCATGGCTGGGATGATGATACTGTTGAACATGGAACCATTCTTGACTGTAATGGAAAAGATTTCATTCAGTTCAGTTTTGGAAAAGCAGGGAACTGCAGCATTACAATTAAACAGGAAGAAGGTGAAACAATTGTTGAGCTTGTTCAGGATCATATTCCAACTGATGAACAGGGTATGCACTACTGGCACCTCGGATGTAAAACAGGATGGACTTTTTATTTAGCGAATTTAAAAAGCCTTTGCGAAGGAGGAATCGATCTGCGTAACAGGAATGTACAGGTAAAGAACGTTGTAAATTCATAA
- a CDS encoding VOC family protein, producing MDNAISWFEIPATDIDRAQKFYESIFLIKMNALDMPQMKMRMFPLDDPMKGVGGTLVDSGGFHKPSATDGPLIYLNGNPDVQIVLSRVEAAGGKIMMPKTEISPEYGYMAVFFDTEGNRIALHSVPEKYLK from the coding sequence ATGGATAACGCAATCAGCTGGTTTGAAATACCGGCAACCGACATTGACAGAGCACAAAAATTTTATGAAAGCATTTTTCTGATTAAGATGAATGCGCTGGATATGCCGCAAATGAAAATGCGGATGTTTCCGCTGGATGACCCGATGAAGGGCGTTGGCGGTACATTAGTTGACAGTGGTGGCTTTCATAAACCTTCTGCTACCGATGGCCCATTGATTTATTTGAATGGAAATCCAGATGTGCAGATTGTACTGAGCAGGGTGGAAGCAGCAGGTGGAAAAATTATGATGCCTAAAACGGAAATCAGTCCGGAGTATGGTTATATGGCTGTGTTCTTTGATACAGAAGGCAACCGCATTGCTTTACATTCAGTTCCTGAAAAATACCTCAAATGA
- a CDS encoding PD40 domain-containing protein, translating into MRYKLIHISLLLFTSLQLFAQSSDHHLFFNQPVPGTTAVVFAPGIVSDELGNRDMAIAPDASEFFYTIQYRGGQFSVIMQVQKINGKWSKPEVANFCGQYNDLEPAYSPDGNKLYFASNRPIPGSNGKDYNIWYVSKQSGKWIDPTPLQSAVNTSADEFYPSLTKTGNLYFTRAMKDKGEDIVLCKWVNGQYEEAVSLPGVINTAGDEFNAFVDADERYIIYSGYKRKGAYGIGDLYISKKNEQGEWGESNNLGNSINATGLTYCPYVSPDKKYFSLPAAATAASRFHLINRKQSGT; encoded by the coding sequence ATGAGATACAAACTGATCCATATAAGTCTTCTGCTGTTTACATCACTTCAGCTGTTTGCACAAAGCAGCGATCATCATTTATTCTTTAATCAACCTGTGCCGGGTACAACAGCGGTTGTATTTGCGCCCGGTATTGTATCAGATGAATTAGGAAACAGGGATATGGCCATAGCTCCTGATGCATCTGAATTTTTTTATACAATCCAATATCGGGGCGGTCAGTTCAGTGTTATCATGCAGGTGCAAAAAATAAATGGCAAGTGGAGTAAGCCTGAAGTTGCAAACTTTTGCGGACAATATAATGATCTTGAACCTGCCTATTCACCCGATGGGAATAAACTTTACTTCGCATCAAACCGCCCAATACCGGGAAGCAATGGTAAAGATTATAATATCTGGTATGTATCAAAACAAAGTGGAAAATGGATTGATCCAACTCCTTTGCAAAGTGCAGTGAATACATCAGCTGATGAATTTTATCCATCGCTTACAAAAACAGGCAACCTCTATTTTACAAGAGCCATGAAAGACAAAGGAGAAGATATTGTGCTTTGCAAATGGGTAAATGGACAATATGAAGAAGCCGTAAGCCTGCCCGGTGTAATCAATACTGCAGGTGATGAATTCAATGCATTTGTTGATGCAGATGAACGGTATATTATTTACAGCGGCTATAAAAGAAAAGGTGCTTATGGCATTGGCGATCTATATATCAGTAAGAAAAATGAACAGGGCGAATGGGGCGAATCAAACAATCTTGGAAACAGCATCAATGCAACAGGACTTACCTATTGTCCCTATGTAAGTCCTGATAAAAAATATTTTTCTTTACCAGCAGCCGCAACAGCAGCATCCAGATTCCATTTGATCAACCGCAAACAATCCGGCACCTGA
- a CDS encoding ankyrin repeat domain-containing protein — protein MPPEKVKDFVGAGHNNLDKVKQLLLEFPTLLYATWDWGGGDFETGLEGAGHVGTKEIANYLIEKGARTNLFVLTMLGKTQIVKAYIETYPAYLYARGPHGYTLLHHAQRGGEDAKELFDYLQSKGLKETRTKL, from the coding sequence TTGCCACCAGAAAAGGTAAAAGACTTTGTTGGAGCCGGTCATAATAATCTTGATAAAGTAAAACAGCTCCTGCTTGAATTTCCTACATTGCTGTATGCAACATGGGATTGGGGCGGAGGCGATTTTGAAACAGGGCTGGAAGGCGCAGGACATGTTGGCACTAAAGAAATTGCCAATTACCTCATTGAAAAAGGAGCAAGAACAAATTTATTTGTACTGACGATGCTGGGTAAAACGCAAATTGTAAAAGCCTATATTGAAACCTATCCTGCTTACTTGTATGCAAGAGGTCCGCATGGTTATACACTATTGCATCATGCACAGAGAGGTGGTGAAGATGCAAAAGAACTGTTTGACTATTTACAAAGCAAAGGATTGAAAGAAACAAGAACAAAACTTTAA
- a CDS encoding DinB family protein, with translation MKQLLGLIGLLILSGFTGIDNSITKEERKSAISYFKQTQQDFIKEIKGLSEAQLNWKPADSVWSVANCAEHITISEKNLFDWGMGTLKAPADPTKRKELKHDDEAIKNMIGSRTVKVKTREDFYPTGQFGNTAQTLVVFKERRADLIKYMKSTEDDLRNHFAETPVGLIDTYQLLIFLSAHTKRHTLQIAELKAHPDFPKQ, from the coding sequence ATGAAACAGCTATTAGGTTTAATTGGGTTGCTGATCTTATCCGGCTTTACCGGCATTGACAACAGTATTACAAAGGAGGAAAGAAAATCGGCCATCAGTTATTTTAAACAAACGCAGCAGGACTTTATAAAAGAGATTAAAGGACTGAGCGAAGCACAACTTAACTGGAAACCGGCAGACAGCGTTTGGAGTGTTGCCAATTGTGCTGAACACATTACTATTTCTGAAAAGAACCTGTTTGACTGGGGAATGGGCACTTTGAAAGCGCCTGCTGACCCCACAAAAAGGAAGGAACTGAAACATGATGATGAAGCTATTAAGAATATGATCGGCAGCCGTACGGTGAAAGTTAAAACAAGAGAAGACTTTTATCCAACCGGGCAATTTGGGAATACGGCACAAACTTTAGTTGTATTTAAAGAACGCCGTGCTGACCTGATTAAGTACATGAAATCAACAGAAGATGACTTACGCAATCATTTTGCTGAAACACCTGTTGGGTTGATAGACACTTATCAACTGCTGATTTTTTTAAGTGCACATACAAAACGGCACACCCTGCAGATTGCTGAATTAAAAGCACATCCGGATTTTCCAAAGCAGTAA
- a CDS encoding sigma-70 family RNA polymerase sigma factor translates to MKTSSHIDETVDHLFRHEWGKLVSVLTKLFGTQNLELAEDVVQDTLVTALGNWKINGLPQNPSAWLFTAARNKAVDVLRQQKRKDEFSKSITPLLQSEYTLAPTVKEMVNTNTIDDDQLRMMFVCCHPSLSTEAQVSLILKTLCGFSVTEIAKAFVTGYDTIEKRLYRARQTFRENNVQFELPAAADLDNRVEAVLMAIYLLFNEGYNSTNHEDLIRNDLMNEAMRMCELICRNEKVNHANTHALMALMCFTASRNDARLDKEGNILLLKQQDRNKWNRALIETGVFHLEESAAGETISKYHIEAGIAYEHAQARDYHHTNWNNILHCYNLLYQLYPTPIIALNRAIVISELNGAEAAISAIENIQQLSSLKNYYLLPATLGELHWQLKQYDKARTYFEEAITLTQSAIEKKLLQQKISQQV, encoded by the coding sequence TTGAAAACCTCCTCTCATATTGATGAAACTGTTGATCATCTCTTCCGGCATGAGTGGGGAAAGCTTGTATCTGTGCTAACTAAACTGTTTGGTACGCAGAACTTAGAGTTAGCAGAGGATGTGGTGCAGGATACATTAGTAACAGCACTCGGTAACTGGAAAATCAACGGACTTCCGCAAAATCCTTCGGCCTGGTTATTTACTGCTGCAAGAAATAAAGCTGTTGATGTATTACGTCAGCAAAAACGAAAAGACGAATTCTCCAAAAGCATTACTCCGCTTCTCCAGTCAGAATATACACTGGCACCAACTGTAAAAGAAATGGTGAACACAAATACCATTGATGATGATCAGCTGCGGATGATGTTTGTTTGCTGTCATCCTTCTTTATCAACAGAAGCACAGGTATCGTTGATTTTAAAAACACTTTGCGGTTTCAGTGTTACAGAAATTGCCAAAGCATTTGTTACCGGATACGATACCATTGAAAAAAGATTGTACCGTGCAAGACAAACATTTCGTGAAAACAATGTTCAGTTTGAATTGCCTGCAGCGGCAGATCTTGATAACCGGGTGGAAGCTGTATTGATGGCCATCTATCTTTTATTCAATGAAGGATATAACTCCACTAATCATGAAGACCTGATCCGCAACGACCTGATGAATGAAGCCATGCGGATGTGTGAACTTATCTGCCGCAACGAAAAAGTGAACCATGCCAATACCCATGCACTGATGGCGTTGATGTGTTTTACCGCATCAAGAAATGATGCAAGACTCGATAAAGAGGGAAACATCCTGTTATTAAAACAACAGGACCGCAATAAGTGGAACAGGGCATTGATTGAAACAGGTGTGTTTCATCTCGAAGAATCAGCAGCAGGAGAAACCATCAGCAAATATCATATTGAAGCGGGGATTGCCTACGAGCATGCTCAGGCAAGAGATTATCATCATACCAACTGGAACAATATTCTTCATTGTTATAATTTACTCTATCAATTGTATCCTACACCCATCATTGCTTTAAACAGGGCCATTGTGATCAGTGAACTAAATGGAGCAGAAGCAGCCATCAGTGCGATTGAAAATATTCAGCAGCTTTCTTCCTTAAAAAATTATTACCTGCTTCCGGCAACACTGGGCGAACTGCACTGGCAGCTGAAACAGTACGACAAAGCCAGAACTTATTTTGAAGAAGCCATTACCCTAACCCAATCAGCCATTGAAAAAAAGTTACTGCAGCAAAAGATCAGTCAGCAGGTTTAA
- the meaB gene encoding methylmalonyl Co-A mutase-associated GTPase MeaB, with protein sequence MWQSLQQEIREGNQKSLARCISLIENEVPGYEEFLQTIPASTTPVIGITGPPGAGKSTMVDSLIGLLVEEGKKIAVLCVDPSSPFNLGALLGDRIRMSNWYNHPNVFIRSLATRGSLGGLHPKILEIAEVCKIADYDYVIVETVGVGQSEIEIAGLADVTVVVLVPEAGDEVQTMKAGLMEIADIFAVNKADRPDAELFVRNLKMMLAPAFATTQQEIPVIKTIATEKQGANELWMKIDELLKHHYTNERRSWLLAEKAYYLIQQKRMNDVQKKELKLKIDTVLDKGEFNLYQFIKQYS encoded by the coding sequence ATGTGGCAATCATTACAACAGGAAATCAGGGAAGGTAACCAGAAAAGTCTGGCCCGCTGCATTTCACTGATTGAAAATGAAGTGCCGGGTTATGAAGAGTTTCTGCAAACCATACCTGCTTCCACTACTCCTGTTATTGGTATTACCGGCCCGCCCGGTGCAGGGAAAAGTACCATGGTTGATTCATTGATTGGTTTACTGGTTGAAGAAGGAAAAAAAATAGCGGTGCTTTGTGTTGATCCATCTTCGCCATTTAATTTAGGTGCATTACTTGGAGATCGTATCCGCATGAGCAACTGGTACAATCATCCCAATGTATTTATCCGTTCGCTGGCTACCCGTGGTTCGCTGGGTGGATTGCATCCGAAAATTTTAGAGATCGCTGAGGTATGTAAAATAGCTGATTATGATTATGTAATAGTTGAAACAGTTGGTGTGGGACAGAGTGAAATTGAGATTGCAGGTCTTGCTGATGTAACTGTTGTTGTACTCGTACCGGAAGCCGGTGATGAAGTGCAAACCATGAAAGCAGGGTTGATGGAAATTGCCGACATATTTGCAGTAAACAAAGCTGACCGTCCGGATGCGGAATTGTTTGTAAGGAATTTAAAAATGATGCTGGCTCCTGCTTTTGCAACTACGCAACAGGAGATCCCTGTTATTAAAACAATCGCTACGGAAAAACAGGGAGCAAATGAATTGTGGATGAAGATTGATGAGTTACTGAAACATCATTATACCAATGAACGCAGAAGCTGGTTACTGGCAGAGAAAGCCTATTATTTAATTCAGCAGAAACGGATGAATGATGTACAGAAAAAAGAATTGAAACTGAAGATTGATACTGTATTAGACAAAGGGGAGTTTAATTTATATCAATTTATAAAGCAGTATAGCTAA
- a CDS encoding glycosyltransferase family 2 protein — protein MQAVSVVIITRNEAHLLAQTLQSVKLLSDDIVVCDTGSSDATIPIALKNGAVVIEEDWVGYGQTKNMANERAVYDWILQLDADEAIDNELLQSILALDLKDEKQVFTVHRKNFFKEKHIRFGEWWKDEPFRLFNRNQAAWNGDPVHEKLIFEKDCVVKKLNGSILHKTLQSTEQYKAKIQTYAIASGEKYYRQGKKGAWYRKYLSPPVSFIRNYIIKLGFLDGVEGFLLASMRAGYTRIKYNTLYRLQHPQKKK, from the coding sequence ATGCAAGCTGTTTCAGTTGTTATTATTACGAGGAATGAGGCTCACCTGCTTGCACAAACATTGCAGTCGGTTAAACTATTGTCGGATGATATAGTAGTTTGCGATACCGGCAGCAGCGATGCCACGATTCCTATTGCATTAAAAAACGGGGCTGTTGTTATTGAAGAAGACTGGGTGGGCTATGGCCAAACGAAAAATATGGCCAATGAACGTGCAGTGTACGACTGGATATTGCAACTGGATGCCGATGAAGCAATTGATAATGAATTACTGCAGTCCATTCTTGCACTTGACCTGAAAGATGAGAAGCAGGTATTTACTGTACACCGCAAGAATTTTTTCAAAGAAAAACATATCCGCTTTGGCGAATGGTGGAAGGATGAACCTTTCCGTTTATTTAACCGCAACCAGGCTGCCTGGAATGGTGACCCCGTTCACGAAAAACTGATTTTTGAAAAGGACTGCGTGGTGAAAAAACTGAATGGCTCCATTCTGCATAAAACACTTCAGTCAACTGAACAGTACAAAGCAAAGATTCAAACCTATGCCATTGCAAGCGGTGAAAAATATTACAGGCAGGGTAAAAAGGGAGCATGGTACAGGAAATACCTGTCGCCGCCTGTTTCATTTATCCGCAACTATATTATAAAGCTTGGTTTTTTAGATGGAGTGGAAGGTTTTCTGCTGGCTTCCATGCGTGCCGGTTATACCCGTATAAAATATAATACACTTTACCGCTTACAGCATCCACAAAAGAAAAAATAA
- a CDS encoding LON peptidase substrate-binding domain-containing protein has product MTNFIPIFPLSIIVFPGENLNLHIFEPRYKQLITECFEQKKPFGIPAVVNKELKDLGTLVEIKEIKKVYEDGKMDITSSGVKVFRMLELIKEVPDKLYSGAIVTYPDDADDGNRLLMQKVVQGIKALHKLIQVSKDFKKPEEELKAFDVAHHMGLNVEEEYELLGLFREAQREEYLKRHLNKVLPLLAEMDNLKEKVKLNGHFRNLEGFSFDL; this is encoded by the coding sequence ATGACCAACTTCATCCCCATCTTTCCCCTCAGTATTATTGTTTTCCCCGGCGAAAACCTGAACCTGCATATTTTTGAACCACGGTACAAACAACTCATCACTGAATGTTTTGAACAAAAAAAACCATTTGGTATTCCGGCGGTGGTAAACAAAGAATTAAAGGACCTGGGTACACTGGTGGAAATAAAAGAAATTAAGAAAGTGTATGAGGATGGTAAGATGGATATTACCAGCAGCGGTGTAAAAGTATTCCGCATGCTGGAACTGATTAAAGAAGTACCCGACAAATTATACAGCGGCGCCATTGTTACCTATCCTGATGATGCAGACGACGGTAACCGTTTGCTGATGCAGAAAGTAGTGCAGGGAATTAAAGCACTGCATAAACTCATACAGGTAAGCAAAGATTTTAAAAAACCCGAAGAAGAACTGAAAGCCTTTGATGTGGCCCACCACATGGGATTAAATGTGGAAGAAGAATATGAACTGCTCGGTTTGTTCCGTGAAGCACAACGGGAAGAATATCTGAAACGGCACCTCAATAAAGTGTTACCGCTGCTGGCCGAAATGGATAACTTAAAAGAAAAAGTAAAACTTAACGGGCACTTCAGGAATTTAGAAGGGTTTAGTTTTGATCTGTAA
- a CDS encoding type III pantothenate kinase, which produces MAITICFDFGNTRLKAAVFEQDQLKEILILNDDSRESMEEIIAQFKPSFSILSSVINHQPVVEEVLAKHTSFHKLSYQTKLPFTTPVGKPETIGADRLALCAASVHLFPGKNNLAIGIGTCITYNFINNQNQFLGGSISPGLEMRFKSMNQLTALLPLVKMEWNFPLIGYDTKTNLLSGVAWGMAKEIDGIIDAYAEKYGNFNVLLTGGDTVHFAPLLKNMIFADPQLIFKGLYAISEFNR; this is translated from the coding sequence ATGGCAATAACCATCTGTTTCGATTTTGGTAATACCCGTTTAAAAGCGGCCGTGTTTGAACAGGATCAACTCAAAGAAATTTTGATCCTGAATGATGACAGCAGGGAAAGTATGGAAGAGATTATTGCTCAGTTCAAGCCATCCTTTTCCATCTTATCATCGGTGATCAATCATCAGCCGGTGGTGGAAGAAGTGCTGGCCAAGCATACCAGTTTTCATAAATTGTCATATCAAACAAAACTGCCTTTCACTACTCCTGTTGGTAAACCTGAAACCATTGGCGCCGACCGTTTGGCCCTTTGTGCAGCATCGGTTCACCTGTTTCCCGGAAAAAATAATTTAGCCATTGGTATCGGCACCTGCATTACCTACAATTTCATCAATAATCAGAACCAGTTTTTGGGTGGCAGTATCTCACCCGGACTTGAAATGCGGTTCAAAAGTATGAACCAGTTAACAGCCCTGCTGCCATTGGTAAAAATGGAATGGAACTTCCCTCTCATTGGTTATGATACCAAGACCAATCTGCTCAGTGGAGTGGCCTGGGGAATGGCCAAAGAAATCGACGGAATCATTGATGCTTATGCTGAAAAGTACGGGAACTTTAACGTGCTGTTAACCGGGGGTGATACGGTTCATTTTGCTCCTCTGCTCAAAAACATGATATTTGCAGACCCTCAACTAATCTTTAAAGGTCTGTATGCAATCAGTGAGTTCAATCGGTAA
- the lptC gene encoding LPS export ABC transporter periplasmic protein LptC: MINWFDHKNIFIKAAACIAGCFFFACENDIKVIQAMQSKKLTVDEVKVVTSYLSTGGRLKAKLSAPFMLRYYDSVPRVEFPNTLHVDFYNDSMQIESYLDAKKAYYYEQQSRVILTDSVVVIRINGDTLKTEELFWEQNLHKLFTNKDVEIRQKTKTIFGKGFESDETLKNFRIDSITGVLLVGASKFAGN; encoded by the coding sequence ATGATTAACTGGTTTGATCATAAAAATATATTTATAAAAGCAGCAGCTTGCATAGCAGGCTGCTTTTTCTTTGCCTGTGAAAATGACATCAAGGTTATACAGGCAATGCAGTCGAAAAAACTCACTGTTGATGAAGTGAAGGTTGTAACCAGTTATCTCAGTACAGGGGGCAGGTTAAAAGCAAAACTTTCTGCACCGTTTATGCTTCGTTATTACGACAGTGTACCAAGGGTTGAATTTCCCAATACTTTGCATGTTGATTTTTATAACGACAGTATGCAGATCGAAAGTTATCTCGATGCAAAAAAAGCATACTACTACGAACAGCAGAGCCGTGTTATTCTCACAGATAGTGTAGTGGTGATCAGGATCAATGGCGACACACTCAAAACAGAAGAACTTTTCTGGGAGCAGAACCTGCATAAGCTCTTTACAAATAAAGATGTTGAAATAAGGCAGAAAACAAAAACCATTTTTGGAAAGGGATTTGAAAGTGATGAAACCCTGAAAAATTTCAGAATTGATTCCATTACCGGGGTATTGCTGGTGGGCGCATCCAAATTTGCAGGAAATTAA
- a CDS encoding MarR family transcriptional regulator: MSIEKDISQLRKFNSEHHKVIVNLIFTNSWVTEKLKQHFESKDLTLQQFNILRILRGSNGPISTLQIRDRMLDKMSDTSRIVDRLVLKNLARKVVSKKDKRLVDVTITAKGKNLLANLDKTQTMIDEIVHNLNSEEAKQLNSLLDKIRGSV, from the coding sequence ATGAGTATTGAAAAGGATATCTCCCAGCTAAGGAAATTTAACAGCGAACATCACAAGGTCATTGTAAACCTCATCTTCACCAACAGCTGGGTTACCGAAAAATTAAAACAGCATTTCGAGTCGAAGGATCTTACGTTACAGCAGTTTAATATTCTCCGTATTCTGCGTGGCAGCAACGGACCCATATCTACTTTACAGATCAGGGACAGGATGCTGGATAAGATGAGTGATACCAGTCGTATTGTTGACAGGCTGGTGTTGAAAAATCTTGCCAGGAAAGTTGTGAGTAAAAAAGATAAGCGGCTGGTGGATGTTACAATAACCGCAAAAGGAAAAAACCTGCTTGCGAATCTGGATAAAACTCAAACAATGATTGACGAAATCGTTCATAACCTGAACAGCGAGGAAGCGAAACAATTAAACAGCTTACTCGATAAAATCAGGGGATCAGTTTAA